The stretch of DNA GTTGTTGTAAATACCCTTACACAAACACCTCTCTTTTGCGGATTCCCCTGCAGAGCAGGTGCTTTGGAACGCTTTACCTTCTTCTCGCGCCCCTTCCTCACCAGTTGGTTAATTGTGGGCATATTACTCCTCCTATTGTAGTTTGACAGGCTGAATATAAGCAAAGGCGTAAGATTTTGTCAAGGAATGATATGCAAAGGGAAGGAAAAATCAAGGTGGGGAAGTAAGAAGAAGGGGAGAAGAGGGGGGATTTTACCCCCTACCTTTCTTTTTAAGCAACTCTTTAGAAATAAGCAAACTATTTCTCAATCTTTCTAAAGCTTCCTTTATCTTTATCAAATCTACATCAGCCAAACTGCTTAGCTTTACTTCATTTTTATCTAAATTACCTTTTGACAACGACTCTGCAAAGTTAGTTATTTTCTCATAATCCTCTGAAACAATTCGGGAATAAACATACGTAACTACAAAGAAAAACAAACCAACGACAATTATTGCCACAAGAAGCTTCTCAAAAACCAACTTTGCAAGAGCAGGCTCTTTAACAGTATCAGCTACCACAAAATAAGCAACTACGAGAAAAATAAACGCAGTCGTGTAGTAGAACAGCCCCATTCTAACAGGATACGCTAACCTTATAGGCAAATCCGACATAAAAAAAGCTCTTAATATTTTTTTCACGCCTCACCTCCTGCTTTAATAATTTCTTTGAAAATAGAATTTTAACTCTATTTTTAGAAATATCAACACCATTAGATATTTATTAAGATGCTTAAAAGAATAAAAACAACCTTATATAAAACAAAAAGCCCCCTTTACAAGGGGGCTCTAAACATCTTCTATCTATCCTTCTACTTTTTTCGCTTTCTTTTTACCAACCTATCAAGAGCTTCCAAGAAAGCCAAAGCTGAGGCTCTAACTATATCTGGGTCTACTCCCCTACCACTAACCCTTATACCTTCATTCTCCACTGTTACGTAAACCTCAGCAAGAGCATCCGTTCCTGCAGTCAAAGCCCTTATCTTAAAATCTCTAAGGACAACTTCGTCTCCAACAGAAAGAGCATTCTTTATAGCTTTATACGTAGCATCTACAGGACCATTCCCTACAGCCAATCCTAATTTTTCACCATCTGGTGTTCTAACCTTAACTGTAGCAGAAGGGATAACTCCCTCACCACTTATAGCCTGGTTGGACGCAAGCTCGTAAACTTTTTCCTTTTTCTCACCTTCCAATCCCTCTATTATTAACTCTATATCTACATCGTAAATTTCTTTTTTCCTTGAAGCCAACTCTTTAAAACGTCTAAACGCTTCCTCTAATTTCTCTTCTTCTAACTCAATACCCATTTCTTCTAACTTTTTCCTGAAAGCGTGACGTCCAGAGTGTTTGCCCAAAACTATCTTTGATTCTTTTAAGCCTATATCCTCTGGCTTCATAATTTCATACGTTTCTCTGCATTCCAAAACACCGTGCTGATGGATACCAGATTCATGAGCGAAAGCGTTATCTCCAACTATAGGTTTCGTTCTGGAAATCAACACTCCCGTCAATCTACTAACTAACTGAGAAGTCTTGTATATCTGTTTTGTATCTATATCTGTATAAACAGGAAATTGGTCGGGACGTACCTTTATCGCCATAACTATCTCTTCCATTGCAGCGTTACCCGCTCTTTCACCTATACCATTGATGGTACATTCAACCTGTCTTGCCCCTGCCTTTACAGCCATCAGTGAGTTCGCTGTTGCCAAACCTAAGTCGTTATGACAATGAACACTTACAATAGCCTTGTCTATATTTGGAACGTTCTCTTTAATAGCCAAAATTCTCTCATACCATTCATCAGGTACAGCGTATCCAACAGTATCAGGTATATTTACAACTTTCGCACCTGCCTCTATTACTGCTTCTAAAACCTCAAATAGATATTTTAAATCTGTCCTCCCAGCATCCTCAGCAGAAAACTCTACTTCTGCCTTACCTTCACTTACATCCTGAATAAGCTTAACAGCTTCTACAGCTCTTTTTAGAGCTTCATCTCTACTCATTTTCAATTTGTATTTAAGATGAATATCTGAAGTAGCTATAAAGGTATGAATTCTTACTCTATTACCTTCCTTTAGTGCTTCCCAGGCTGTTTTTATATCGGCTTCAACTGCACGAGCAAGAGAACATACGGTAGAGTTTTTAACTTCCTTTGCTATTCTTTTAACAGCTTCAAAATCAGCCGGAGAACTAATGGCAAAACCTGCTTCTATTACATCAACTCCTAACTTTTCTAACTGCTTTGCTATCTGAACTTTTTCATCTACCGTTAAGTTAACGCCCGGCGTTTGTTCTCCATCCCTCAATGTAGTATCAAAAATGAATAATTTTTCCCTTTCCAATGACCTAACCTCCGAATAAGGATAATACTTCTTATGATAAGCAAAAGGAGGGATATTTCAAGAGAAGAATGGAATTTTATTGCCCAAAAATAAAAATGGCTCCCCGGGCCGGGCTCGAACCAGCGACCTGGTGGTTAACAGCCACCCGCTCTACCAGCTGAGCTACCGGGGAGCTTTGCTATGCAGAAATATAGGACACATCACAAACAGTGTCAATACTCCCAAAGCAAATTTTCTATCTACAAGAATCCTACAGCAAAGCCTTGATTATCTTAGATATAACGTAATTAGAAACAAAACAAGCTTTTTCTGTAAGTTTGAGAATAGGAAAGTCATATTCAATATATCCAGCTTCTTCTAAAACTTGCAGTTCTTCCTTTTCTAATTTTTCCTTAATTCCTAAAGACTTTAGATTAACTCCTGACATCAATCTAAGTCCCATTGCAAGTTTCATTTCTTTAAGCTCTTTTACTGAAAATGCAACAGCTTCTTCAATCGGTGTAAGATTAGACTCTAAAGAAAGAAAGTATCTATTCAAATTTGCGTAGTTTTTTCTATAAACATTACCAACAAACGAAGCCGCTGAGGGTCCTAATCCTTCATAATTGTCCAACCGCCAGTAATGGATATTGTGTCTACATTCAAAACCAGCTTTTGCAAAGTTAGATATTTCGTAATGCAAAAACCCTTCTGCTTTTAAAAGATCCCTTATCAAATCATACATTTTTTTAGTTTCTTCGTCTCCAACCAAATCGTTTTCAGATAACTGATGGAAGAACGGAGTATTCTCATATATCGTCAGCGCATAAGCAGAAACGTGCTTTATAGGAAACTCCAGAATCTGTTTTAATTCCTTTTCTATTGACCAAACAGTTTGCCCCGGTATTCCAAACATAATATCAACTGAAACATTCTTAAACACTGAAACTGCGTTCTCCAAAGCTCTTAAAGCCTGCTTTGAAGAATGTCTTCTCCCCAAAAACTTTAATAGTTTTTCAGAAAGCGTTTGAATCCCTATGCTAATTCTATTAATTCCTGCATCCTTCAATTCTCTCAAGTAAGAAAGCGTTGCGCTTTCTGGATTAACCTCTACAGTAACTTCGCTATACTGTGATACTCTTGATAAAAAAGAGTAGAAAAATTCTGGAGGCATAAGAGAAGGGGTTCCGCCTCCAAAATATATAGTTGGGAAAGCTTCCAGTACCGGCTGCTTGAGAGAAAATTCTTTGTGTAAAAACTTTTCATATTCCTTAACGTACTCTAAGTGAGAAACTGAGAAGAAATCGCAGTAAGGACATTTAGATTTGCAAAAAGGAACATGAACGTAAAGGGCTTTTATCGGTTGGTGGAAAGTAGAGCAATTTTCCTTGATAGTTCCTCCTCGTGAAGGTCTTTATTTGCTTCTTTATACCATAAAAGAGCTCTATCCTTCTCGCCTAAAGCTTCATATATTTCTCCCATTAAAGCCTTGATTTTTGCCGCCTTATCCGAAGTTAAATCTTCTCTCTGAAGTATATCTGTTAAAAACTCTAATGCCTCGTTATACCTTCCAAGAGACTTTAACGATTGAACAATTATAGAAACCGCCTTGAGAAAATGCTTGGAATTTTTTAAAACCTTTTTAGCATTCTCTATCGCCTCTTGATACTTTTCAAGCCCTAACATAGCTTCAGCAAGTGATATGTATTTGGTTCCATCTTTCTCTATTTGTTCAACTTCCCTATCTACATCTCTAAACGTCTCTACACCCAAAGAAATATCATCAACGTAGTCCGATATTAAATCATTAACGTTCAACGCTTCATCAAATGCTTCAAGAATGTCCTTAACTTCAGGCAACTCTTTCTCTACCTGCCTACTATCAATAGAGGAAATGTTAATATCATACCTGGAACTCGCAAAGGATAGCATGGAGTTATAGAAACCATCATCAACCAACTTCAGTCTCTGAAGATACTCTTTAGCGTCCTCTATCTCCCCTTCTTCAAAGGATATTCCCGAAAGCAGATAATATTTAGCCTTAGGAGATGAAATTACCGATGCAACCTTTCTAAGAGATTCCAAAGAACCTGAACTTCTAAACGTCTCTATGACAAACTTCAGAAACTCTGGATTGGAAGCATTAGTTTCTAAAATTTTTAACAATATTGAAGAAACATCCTCTCCTTTCAAATGAGAAACTACTTCAACTAACTGTCTATCCATATTTTCAGTTCTTCTAATGTTACGAGCTTTAAAAAGAGACCTTAAAGCTCCTTTATAATCTTTCAAATTTACGTACATATTTCCAGCTAACACATAATTCTTAAAAGCTTCCTCCAAACTTCCATTCCCAGCAAGTAAATCCGCATATTTTTCATAAAAGAAAGGATGAAACCTTTTTTCCAATAGTTCTTGAATAAGTTCTACTATTCGAGTCGTATCTGAAGAAGCATCCATCATTGTTTTATAAGTGTTAATCAGAAGTTTAAATGCTTCATAATACAAACCCTTCTTTTCATAAGCATGCGCCAAGAGTCTTAAAACCTTAACATTAAATGGGTCTATACGAAGTGCTTTCTTTAATACAGCAATAGCAATATCGTAGTACTCTTCCCTTATCTTTTTTTCCGCAAACTCTATTATTGACTGCAGAGCCTCTTTCTTTTTCCCTAATCTAACCAAGGCATCAACGTAGAAGTTAAGAATAGATAATGAATTTGGATTACGTTTTATGATTTTTTTCCCTATTTCAGCTATTTTAAAATAATCTTTGGAAGCAACAGCTTCCTGAAATTGTTCTTCTTCAGATTTTGGTTTTTTAAAAAAATCAAATAACCCCAACTTTCCTCCCTTTGAGGTGACCAACAGGTTCTCAAGTATAATTATACTCAAGAGACTTTTAGAGGGTAGTCATGAAAAAAATAGACCTCCAACTCAATATAGAAAGAGCAAGAGAAGTGGCTTTTACCTTACTTAAAGCTCTAAAGGAAGAAGGTATCTTTGGTGAAAAAGACTTACCGGATGATGTCGCCCAAAAAATAATGAATGAGATAGATGAAGAGGCTTTTCTATCTATGGTAACTCTTACAACATCTTTAGATTACATGAGGAACGCGAACAAGTTGTGGGAAAGCTCCATAAATACGTTAAAAGATGAAGAGGTAAACTGGGTTTTCTCACCTAAAGAGGTAACGAAAAGAGGAAAGGAGAAACTCAAAAAAGCTTTAATGAAACATGGTCTTGCAGCGAAAAAAGACAAAGACACAGAAATATGGTATCGGATATCGGAAACGTTAACTAAAGAGTTTAATGGCAGTATAAAGAAGTTTTTTGAAAGGTTTAACTACGATGTAAAGGAGATGTTTGAAACTCTACACAAAAAAGAAAAAGAGAATTTTCCGAGTTTATCAGGTATAAAGATTTTTCCACACTGGATAAGGAGCTTGAAAGATAAAAAAAACCTACCCTTTAAGAATGTAGAAAAACTGCCCATACCTGTTGACGTTCACGTAGCAAGAGCAACTTTTACAACCGGCTGCATTACAGGAAAGTATAAGGCAAAAGGTATAACTGAAACACTCAGAAAAAAGGTAATAGAAGTATGGGAAAAGGGACTTGAAGGAACGGGAATTTCACCGATAGAGATGTTTCGCCCACTATGGCTACTCAGCAAGCACGGATGCCATTACAGAAAGAACGGAGAAAGACCAAAATTAGAAGAGTGTCCTGTTAAAGATTTCTGCGTTGACGGAAAAGTCATAGTAACTTCTAAAAAGGTGGAAATAGAAACGTGAAAAAATTGGGATTTACTCTCTTAGAACTTCTTATAGTATTGGTAATACTATCTCTAATTCTAACTTTAATACTACCTGCAGTAATAAACGAAAACCTCAGCGATATGGCGTCTTTTAAGAATAAGGTTAAAAGCGCAATGGACCAAATTTCTCTTCACTCTACGGAAGAAAGTATATGTGCGGATTTCAAGAATAACTCCATTTCTATTGGTAAAGCCAAAATCCCCCTTCCTACCCCCTTTCAACTAACAACTTTTGTGAAACCTTATACTTTAATATCCGGTGAAAACCATAACTCTTTCTGTTTCACAGCTTCAAAACCAACAGTTGCCGGTTTTATTGCAAAAAGTAAAGACCATTATTTAATAATCGCTATGTTTTTACCGGTAGGAGAAGTAGAATTTTCCGAAACCGACCAAGCTGAAGCAGAAACGTTTAAGGATAAGGTAAGTAAGGGGAGGATTTTAGAATGGTTCAACTCCTATTAATCATTTTACTCATAGCGGTAGGGGGACTTTTTATCTTTTCTATAAAACTTCTTTTCACGCTCAAAGAAATTATTGGAAAGTGGGAAGAGACAGAAAGCGAAATTGTTAAAATTAAAAGGCAGATTTCAGACTTAGAAGTCAAAACCAGTGACCTTGAAGAAAGGCTAAAACTACTCTTATCTCAAATTCAAAACTTAACGAAAGAGAGGGAAGAATGAAAGATTTTATATCAATGGTTCAAGCAGACACGCTGTTTATAGAAAACATCATCTCACTATCTTCTTTCTTAAAAGAGAAGCAGAAAAAAGGCGAACTTTACAGACCTTTAAAAGGATTTACAGCAGCGCTCATTTTTGAAAAACCGTCAACGAGAACGAGAGTTTCCTTTGAAGTGGGCGTTTACCAATTGGGTGGACACGGCGTTT from Desulfurobacterium pacificum encodes:
- a CDS encoding histidine kinase, encoding MKKILRAFFMSDLPIRLAYPVRMGLFYYTTAFIFLVVAYFVVADTVKEPALAKLVFEKLLVAIIVVGLFFFVVTYVYSRIVSEDYEKITNFAESLSKGNLDKNEVKLSSLADVDLIKIKEALERLRNSLLISKELLKKKGRG
- a CDS encoding 2-isopropylmalate synthase, whose translation is MEREKLFIFDTTLRDGEQTPGVNLTVDEKVQIAKQLEKLGVDVIEAGFAISSPADFEAVKRIAKEVKNSTVCSLARAVEADIKTAWEALKEGNRVRIHTFIATSDIHLKYKLKMSRDEALKRAVEAVKLIQDVSEGKAEVEFSAEDAGRTDLKYLFEVLEAVIEAGAKVVNIPDTVGYAVPDEWYERILAIKENVPNIDKAIVSVHCHNDLGLATANSLMAVKAGARQVECTINGIGERAGNAAMEEIVMAIKVRPDQFPVYTDIDTKQIYKTSQLVSRLTGVLISRTKPIVGDNAFAHESGIHQHGVLECRETYEIMKPEDIGLKESKIVLGKHSGRHAFRKKLEEMGIELEEEKLEEAFRRFKELASRKKEIYDVDIELIIEGLEGEKKEKVYELASNQAISGEGVIPSATVKVRTPDGEKLGLAVGNGPVDATYKAIKNALSVGDEVVLRDFKIRALTAGTDALAEVYVTVENEGIRVSGRGVDPDIVRASALAFLEALDRLVKRKRKK
- the hemW gene encoding radical SAM family heme chaperone HemW, encoding MKENCSTFHQPIKALYVHVPFCKSKCPYCDFFSVSHLEYVKEYEKFLHKEFSLKQPVLEAFPTIYFGGGTPSLMPPEFFYSFLSRVSQYSEVTVEVNPESATLSYLRELKDAGINRISIGIQTLSEKLLKFLGRRHSSKQALRALENAVSVFKNVSVDIMFGIPGQTVWSIEKELKQILEFPIKHVSAYALTIYENTPFFHQLSENDLVGDEETKKMYDLIRDLLKAEGFLHYEISNFAKAGFECRHNIHYWRLDNYEGLGPSAASFVGNVYRKNYANLNRYFLSLESNLTPIEEAVAFSVKELKEMKLAMGLRLMSGVNLKSLGIKEKLEKEELQVLEEAGYIEYDFPILKLTEKACFVSNYVISKIIKALL
- a CDS encoding tetratricopeptide repeat protein, whose amino-acid sequence is MGLFDFFKKPKSEEEQFQEAVASKDYFKIAEIGKKIIKRNPNSLSILNFYVDALVRLGKKKEALQSIIEFAEKKIREEYYDIAIAVLKKALRIDPFNVKVLRLLAHAYEKKGLYYEAFKLLINTYKTMMDASSDTTRIVELIQELLEKRFHPFFYEKYADLLAGNGSLEEAFKNYVLAGNMYVNLKDYKGALRSLFKARNIRRTENMDRQLVEVVSHLKGEDVSSILLKILETNASNPEFLKFVIETFRSSGSLESLRKVASVISSPKAKYYLLSGISFEEGEIEDAKEYLQRLKLVDDGFYNSMLSFASSRYDINISSIDSRQVEKELPEVKDILEAFDEALNVNDLISDYVDDISLGVETFRDVDREVEQIEKDGTKYISLAEAMLGLEKYQEAIENAKKVLKNSKHFLKAVSIIVQSLKSLGRYNEALEFLTDILQREDLTSDKAAKIKALMGEIYEALGEKDRALLWYKEANKDLHEEELSRKIALLSTNR
- a CDS encoding N-glycosylase/DNA lyase; the protein is MKKIDLQLNIERAREVAFTLLKALKEEGIFGEKDLPDDVAQKIMNEIDEEAFLSMVTLTTSLDYMRNANKLWESSINTLKDEEVNWVFSPKEVTKRGKEKLKKALMKHGLAAKKDKDTEIWYRISETLTKEFNGSIKKFFERFNYDVKEMFETLHKKEKENFPSLSGIKIFPHWIRSLKDKKNLPFKNVEKLPIPVDVHVARATFTTGCITGKYKAKGITETLRKKVIEVWEKGLEGTGISPIEMFRPLWLLSKHGCHYRKNGERPKLEECPVKDFCVDGKVIVTSKKVEIET
- a CDS encoding prepilin-type N-terminal cleavage/methylation domain-containing protein; protein product: MKKLGFTLLELLIVLVILSLILTLILPAVINENLSDMASFKNKVKSAMDQISLHSTEESICADFKNNSISIGKAKIPLPTPFQLTTFVKPYTLISGENHNSFCFTASKPTVAGFIAKSKDHYLIIAMFLPVGEVEFSETDQAEAETFKDKVSKGRILEWFNSY